One Triticum dicoccoides isolate Atlit2015 ecotype Zavitan chromosome 4B, WEW_v2.0, whole genome shotgun sequence genomic window carries:
- the LOC119295740 gene encoding importin beta-like SAD2 homolog gives MEVDAAYPAATAGDELRRLLTATLSDDKASVDAATAGLDRISAAGDPRFPIALLAVAAGDGDQGTRIAAATYLKNFVRRNMEGGLSSSDLYREFRDQLAQALLRVEPAILRVLIEVFGQVVEKDFVKENSWPQLVPQLKLVIQSSDAISPGQHPEWKTINALTVLQAILRPFQYFLNPKVVKEPVPEQLEQIAAEILVPLQVTFHHFADKVLLSHDGNKLEYEQLLLITCKCMYFTVRSYMPSGVKQILPSLCKDMFCVLDSLDFNSPEDSATRRLKIAKRCLIIFCTLVTRHRKHADNQMPHIVNCIIRISKQSIHLSKLNSLSDRIFSLTFDVISRVLETGPGWRLVSPHFSSLMDSAIFPALALNEKDIDDWEEDTDEYMRKNLPSELDDISGWAEDLFTARKSAINLLGVLALSKGPPVVSAASKRKKGDKSKGKGGSCIGELLVIPFLSKFPVPSHGEDASSKAVQNYFGVLMAYGGLQDFLSERKDLAVTLIRNRILPLYYLDPCSPYLISTANWIIGQLALCLPEAMCTDIYNSLMKALSMEDAEDVTCYPVRASASGAIAELIENGYAPPDWVALLQVVVKRISVEDENESALLFQLLGTIVDAGQEKVAAQIPGTVSNIVNTIINLLPPVPDPWPQVVEQGFAALVAMVQAWDSSAPDENKEHEKSAWQLGQTAIAQTSSTVLQKAWLLSVEQMEPTLDSALPPPSCVNDASVLLEFILRSITSMEEITHMKVFELVVIWADIIAYWDSWEEEEDQGVFNAIKEAVSFHQRFDSSGFFLKMLPSQFANGSQSSVISRVSSFVTRAIAAYPSATWRACSCIHTLLHAPDFSLGAEDTRMTLAVTFGEATFSYFKGVSNSPAGIWKPLLLAISSCYICYPDAIQQVLCKDDGNGYTAWASALAQVSSSSFTPGLSSESEIKLAILTLATVIERLLALSMGGTKVLQDCYISLMESCIHLKDVQEDGDDDDGDGAEDLDDDDDEEDTDDDDEDSEDDDVREETEEEFLARYAAAAGESIEVVEEGDIDEETQDIELGSLDEMDIQQVVLSLIQKHTALLQAQVLPDDLIERIAETFPEYEQLLHAHQLRC, from the exons GGGATGGTGATCAAGGTACAAGAATAGCTGCGGCGACTTACTTGAAGAATTTCGTCCGGCGCAACATGGAAGGGGGGCTCTCGTCGTCCGATCTCTACAGGGAGTTTCGCGACCAGCTCGCGCAGGCTCTGCTTCGAGTGGAACCTGCAATTCTTCGAGTGCTGATTGAAGTT TTTGGCCAAGTCGTGGAGAAAGATTTTGTCAAGGAGAATTCGTGGCCTCAACTTGTGCCTCAGTTGAAGCTGGTGATCCAGAGCAGCGATGCAATTAGTCCAGGCCAGCATCCTGAGTGGAAAACCATTAATGCTCTCACGGTACTCCAGGCCATTCTTCGCCCCTTTCAG TATTTCTTGAACCCGAAAGTTGTAAAGGAGCCTGTTCCAGAGCAGTTGGAGCAAATCGCAGCTGAGATTCTTGTACCACTGCAAGTGACATTCCACCACTTTGCTGACAAG GTTCTACTATCGCATGATGGGAATAAGCTGGAATATGAGCAGCTCCTACTTATCACATGCAAGTGCATGTATTTCACT GTGAGGTCATACATGCCATCTGGGGTGAAGCAGATCCTGCCTTCCCTTTGCAAAGACATGTTCTGTGTACTGGATTCATTGGATTTCAACAGTCCTGAAGATTCAGCTACAAGAAGGCTCAAGATTGCAAAAAGATGTCTTATTATATTTTGCACACTTGTTACTCGTCACAGGAAACATGCTGATAA CCAGATGCCACATATTGTCAACTGCATAATCAGAATATCAAAACAAAGCATTCATTTAAGT AAACTCAATTCTCTCTCGGACCGGATTTTTTCATTAACATTTGACGTGATTTCCCGTGTATTGGAGACAGGCCCT GGATGGCGTCTTGTTTCACCCCATTTTTCTTCACTTATGGATTCAGCAATTTTTCCAGCATTAGCATTAAATGAAAAG GATATAGATGACTGGGAGGAGGATACTGACGAGTATATGCGGAAGAATCTTCCCTCTGAACTT GATGACATTTCAGGGTGGGCTGAGGATTTATTTACTGCTAGGAAAAGTGCCATCAATTTACTTGGTGTTCTAGCCCTCTCAAAG GGCCCACCAGTTGTATCTGCAGCTTCCAAACGCAAGAAGGGTGACAAAAGCAAAGGAAAGGGAGGAAGCTGCATTGGGGAGCTATTGGTCATCCCATTCCTGTCAAAATTTCCTGTACCTTCTCATGGAGAAGATGCGTCATCAAAGGCAGTGCAGAA TTATTTTGGTGTTCTAATGGCATATGGAGGCCTCCAAGAT TTTCTGAGTGAGAGGAAAGATTTGGCGGTTACTTTGATCAGGAATCGGATTCTTCCATTGTATTATTTAGATCCGTGTAGTCCATATTTGATATCTACTGCAAACTGGATTATAGGGCAGCTTGCCCTGTGCCTACCAGAG GCTATGTGCACGGATATTTATAATTCTTTAATGAAGGCATTGAGCATGGAAGATGCCGAGGATGTAACTTGTTATCCGGTTCGTGCTTCTGCTTCTGGTGCTATTGCAGAACTCATTGAG AATGGTTATGCTCCGCCTGACTGGGTTGCCCTTTTGCAAGTTGTTGTGAAAAGGATAAGCGTTGAAGATGAAAATGAGTCTGCTCTTTTGTTTCAGCTTCTGGGAACAATAGTCGATGCTGGCCAAGAGAAAGTTGCGGCTCAGATTCCTGGCACTGTGTCTAACATTGTCAATACTATTATAAATCTACTGCCCCCTGTACCAGATCCATGGCCTCAG GTTGTCGAACAGGGTTTTGCTGCACTGGTAGCTATGGTTCAAGCTTGGGATAGCTCTGCACCAGATGAAAACAAGGAACATGAGAAGAGTGCGTGGCAATTAGGCCAGACTGCTATTGCTCAAACTTCTTCAACAGTATTACAAAAAGCTTGGCTGTTGTCAGTTGAACAGATG GAGCCGACTTTAGATTCTGCACTGCCACCACCTTCATGTGTAAATGATGCTTCTGTGTTGCTTGAATTCATCCTGAGGTCTATTACTTCTATGGAAGAAATCACACACATGAAGGTCTTTGAGCTAGTAGTTATATGGGCAGACATCATTGCATACTGGGActcatgggaggaggaggaggatcaagGAGTTTTCAACGCAATCAAAGAAGCTGTCAGTTTCCATCAAAGATTTGACTCCTCTGGTTTCTTTCTGAAGATGCTTCCTTCCCAGTTTGCAAATGGATCACAAAGTTCTGTCATTAGTCGGGTTTCTAGTTTTGTGACCAGGGCCATTGCAGCCTACCCCTCTGCAACATGGAGGGCATGCTCATGCATCCATACACTATTGCATGCTCCAGATTTTTCCTTGGGAGCAGAAGATACCAGAATGACTCTTGCTGTAACCTTCGGGGAAGCAACATTTTCCTATTTCAAGGGTGTATCTAACAGCCCTGCTGGGATATGGAAGCCACTACTCTTGGCCATTTCTTCATGCTACATTTGCTATCCAGATGCTATTCAGCAAGTTTTATGCAAGGATGATGGCAATGGTTATACAGCATGGGCATCTGCACTGGCACAGGTGTCAAGTAGCTCGTTTACTCCTGGGCTCTCGTCTGAATCTGAGATCAAACTGGCCa TATTAACATTAGCAACTGTGATTGAGCGACTGCTGGCCCTTTCCATGGGTGGCACCAAGGTGTTGCAAGACTGCTATATATCATTGATGGAGTCCTGCATTCATCTCAAGGACGTTCAAGAGGAcggggatgatgatgatggtgatggagcAGAAGAtctagatgacgatgatgatgaggaagacACCGATGACGATGATGAG GATTCGGAGGATGATGATGTGCGTGAAGAGACGGAAGAGGAATTCCTTGCAAGatatgctgctgctgctggcgAGTCAATCGAGGTTGTTGAGGAAGGAGACATAGATGAAGAAACCCAAGACATTGAACTGG GTTCCCTGGACGAAATGGACATACAACAAGTGGTTCTTTCACTGATTCAGAAACATACTGCGCTCCTCCAAGCGCAGGTTTTGCCAGATGACCTAATTGAGAGAATTGCAGAAACATTTCCTGAATATGAGCAGCTGTTGCATGCTCACCAACTTAGGTGTTAG